A part of Melittangium boletus DSM 14713 genomic DNA contains:
- a CDS encoding three-Cys-motif partner protein TcmP, whose product MSTSFFEEQKEQSEIKAAIVANYFWAWAKVIMPRARAERIAYIDLFAGPGRYSDGSKSTPVLILEKAIADPVMRKMLVALFNDKDEAHARSLEAAIAALPGIEMLAHKPVVKSQEVGEEIVKMFEQMRLVPTLCFVDPWGYKGLSLRLINSVLKDWACECVFFFNYNRINMGLTNPFVVEHMNALFGDERADALRARLKGLSSQDRELAIVEELAEALREMGGKYVLPFAFTNDRGTRTTHHLIFVSKHVLGYTIMKGIMAGESSSAPQGVASFRYSPADARFPILFDLTRPLDDLAGMLLADFAGQSLRMQDIFDKHHVGKPFVEKNYRAALRQLEAAGKVQADPPATKRRKRKGEVTFAPDVRVTFPPAGR is encoded by the coding sequence ATGTCCACCAGCTTCTTCGAGGAGCAGAAGGAGCAGTCGGAAATCAAGGCGGCCATCGTGGCCAACTACTTCTGGGCATGGGCGAAGGTCATCATGCCGAGGGCGAGGGCCGAACGGATCGCCTACATCGACCTTTTCGCGGGGCCGGGGCGTTACTCCGACGGTTCCAAGTCAACGCCCGTCCTCATCTTAGAGAAGGCCATCGCCGACCCTGTGATGAGGAAGATGCTCGTCGCGCTCTTCAACGACAAAGATGAGGCCCATGCGCGGTCGCTGGAGGCAGCCATCGCTGCGCTTCCTGGGATTGAGATGCTCGCGCACAAGCCGGTTGTGAAGAGTCAGGAGGTTGGCGAAGAGATCGTGAAGATGTTCGAGCAGATGAGGCTCGTGCCGACGCTCTGCTTCGTGGACCCCTGGGGCTACAAGGGACTCTCGCTCCGGCTCATCAACTCAGTGCTGAAGGACTGGGCCTGCGAGTGTGTGTTCTTCTTCAACTACAACCGCATCAACATGGGGCTGACCAACCCGTTCGTGGTCGAGCACATGAACGCACTTTTTGGTGACGAGCGTGCCGATGCTCTCCGCGCGAGGTTGAAGGGGTTGAGCAGCCAGGACCGCGAGTTGGCCATTGTTGAGGAGCTTGCCGAGGCTTTGCGGGAGATGGGCGGCAAGTACGTGCTGCCGTTCGCCTTCACCAACGACCGAGGCACGAGGACAACCCACCATCTCATCTTCGTAAGCAAGCATGTCCTTGGCTACACGATCATGAAGGGCATCATGGCTGGCGAGAGTTCAAGCGCTCCGCAGGGGGTAGCGTCCTTTCGTTACAGCCCCGCCGATGCCCGGTTCCCGATCCTCTTCGACCTCACCCGGCCGCTGGACGACCTTGCTGGGATGTTGCTGGCCGACTTCGCCGGGCAGTCCCTGCGGATGCAGGACATCTTCGACAAGCACCATGTCGGTAAGCCGTTCGTCGAGAAGAACTACAGGGCAGCCCTTCGTCAGCTTGAAGCCGCCGGGAAGGTGCAGGCGGACCCTCCAGCGACGAAGAGGCGAAAGCGGAAGGGCGAGGTCACGTTCGCGCCAGATGTTCGAGTCACATTCCCACCAGCGGGACGATAA
- the hrpA gene encoding ATP-dependent RNA helicase HrpA, producing MSGDLPIPPTGGLPTLHFPPELPISSRVEDITAAITAHQVVIVAGATGSGKTTQLPKVLLAMGRGRPRQIGVTQPRRIAATSVAARVARELGTELGTDVGYQIRFEDRSSRRTAVKFMTDGVLLAQIHSDPLLRRYDTVVLDEAHERSLTIDFLLGWLKRILPRRPDLKVVVSSATIETERFSRFFGGAPVIQVEGRTFPVDVLYEPPPEDAELADSVADAVADVLSLDPDGDILVFLPGEREIREAENALNARELRGTVVQPLYARLSAAEQSRVFATLPQRRVILATNVAETSVTLPGIVYVVDTGVARLSRYDPRSGTTRLHIEPVSQASADQRKGRCGRVREGICVRLYDEASFTTRPAFTDPEIKRTGLAGVILRMKSLGLGDVEDFPFLDPPQPRAIAEGWRVLEELGAIEGKERTLTPLGNQLARFPVDPRIARMILAGAEYGCLDEVLIVAAALNLQDPRERPRELAQKADELHRRFRDEHSDFTGLLKLWEFVREAEGRGTSHLRRVCRDNFLSFPRVREWRDVQRQLEETVRELRLPRKGRGAPSRGDALHQALLTGLMSRIGQWNPEQRHYTGAKQTRFMVHPSSALAKKPPAWVMAFELVETSQLFARTVAKLDPEWLAAAAPHLLKRSYSEPHWSEKSARAVVKENATLFGLQVFKERPVSLASMDPARARLMFLEHALVRGEYRTRGAFQEKNRQVLERVARLRDKARRGELLDSEALLTFFDQRLPADVTDGASFEAWRRKAEAADPDVLVLSMEDALAHDPDLSPAHYPDAITLHGASVPVTYTFDPAAEDDGITLSVPLLLLAPLVPGELDWTIPGRQREKLTALLEQLPRAQRKQLGPVPDLVDRLEKELVPFRGPMIPALARAVSRLCGVDVPEESLRADAVAPYLRLTLRVLDERGKELARSRDADALIEQYGGRARAALRSAAPTSDWDRKGLTAWTFGELPPVVTRRVGGLEVRGYPALVDRGAAVDLVLLETSSAADAATRTGVRRLLMLAARGHVAVSAARMPPPFPSLDGAPPARGQADAFRALVLARSVDDAFELAPGAPLPRTQAAFEALIREGSPRIERAARDWADAVAATSWELAATLGALKAASKGPSGAAAVRDIRSQLGHLFPANLIEWIPFVHLLNYPRYLRAAQARLSRAVANPGKDAGKSAPFTPLWETFLARRATVRDQETARELRWAFEELRVAIFAPEVTTPVSVTVTKVGAALAALR from the coding sequence ATGTCCGGCGACTTACCCATTCCGCCCACCGGCGGCTTGCCCACCCTGCACTTCCCCCCCGAACTCCCCATCTCGAGCCGGGTGGAGGACATCACCGCGGCCATCACCGCCCATCAGGTGGTCATTGTCGCGGGGGCCACCGGCTCGGGGAAGACGACGCAGCTGCCGAAAGTCCTGCTCGCCATGGGGCGCGGCCGCCCGCGCCAGATTGGCGTCACCCAGCCCCGGCGTATCGCCGCGACGAGCGTGGCGGCGCGCGTGGCACGCGAGCTCGGCACGGAGCTGGGCACGGACGTCGGCTACCAGATTCGCTTCGAGGACCGCTCGTCCCGGCGGACGGCCGTGAAGTTCATGACCGACGGGGTCCTGCTCGCGCAGATTCACAGCGACCCGCTCCTGCGCCGCTACGACACGGTCGTGCTCGACGAGGCCCACGAGCGCAGCCTCACCATCGACTTTCTGCTCGGGTGGCTCAAGCGCATCCTCCCCAGGCGCCCCGACCTCAAGGTGGTGGTGAGCTCGGCCACCATCGAGACCGAGCGCTTCTCGCGGTTCTTCGGGGGGGCTCCGGTCATCCAGGTGGAGGGCCGGACCTTCCCGGTGGACGTGCTCTACGAGCCGCCCCCCGAGGACGCCGAGCTCGCCGACTCCGTCGCCGATGCGGTGGCGGACGTGCTCTCGCTCGACCCGGACGGGGACATCCTCGTGTTCCTCCCCGGGGAGCGGGAAATCCGCGAGGCCGAGAATGCCCTGAACGCACGCGAGCTCCGCGGCACGGTGGTGCAGCCCCTGTATGCGCGCCTGTCGGCCGCCGAGCAGTCGCGCGTCTTCGCCACCCTCCCCCAGCGCCGGGTCATCCTCGCCACCAACGTCGCGGAGACGTCGGTCACCCTCCCGGGAATCGTGTACGTCGTGGACACGGGGGTGGCGCGCCTGTCGCGCTACGACCCGCGCTCGGGCACCACCCGCCTGCACATCGAGCCGGTCTCCCAGGCCAGCGCCGACCAGCGCAAAGGGCGCTGCGGCCGCGTGCGCGAGGGAATCTGCGTGCGCCTCTACGACGAGGCGAGCTTCACCACGCGGCCCGCCTTCACCGACCCGGAAATCAAGCGCACCGGGCTCGCGGGGGTCATCCTGCGGATGAAGTCCCTCGGCCTCGGTGACGTCGAGGACTTCCCCTTCCTCGACCCGCCCCAGCCGAGGGCCATCGCCGAGGGCTGGCGGGTGCTCGAGGAGCTCGGGGCCATCGAGGGCAAGGAGCGCACCTTGACGCCGCTCGGGAACCAGCTCGCGCGCTTCCCGGTGGACCCGCGCATCGCGCGGATGATTCTCGCCGGCGCCGAGTACGGGTGCCTGGACGAGGTGCTCATCGTCGCCGCGGCGCTCAACCTGCAGGACCCGCGCGAGCGGCCACGGGAGCTCGCGCAGAAGGCGGACGAGCTGCACCGGCGCTTCCGTGACGAGCACTCGGACTTCACGGGGCTCCTCAAGCTGTGGGAGTTCGTGCGCGAGGCCGAGGGCCGGGGGACGTCCCATCTGCGGCGCGTGTGCCGGGACAACTTCCTGTCCTTCCCGCGGGTGCGCGAGTGGCGGGACGTCCAGCGCCAGCTCGAGGAGACCGTCCGCGAGCTGCGCCTGCCGCGCAAGGGCCGGGGCGCTCCGTCGCGCGGGGACGCCCTGCACCAGGCGCTCCTCACCGGGCTCATGTCCCGCATCGGCCAGTGGAATCCGGAGCAGCGCCACTATACGGGCGCGAAGCAGACGCGCTTCATGGTTCACCCCTCGTCGGCGCTCGCGAAAAAGCCCCCCGCCTGGGTGATGGCGTTCGAGCTCGTGGAGACGTCCCAGCTGTTCGCGCGCACCGTGGCGAAGCTCGACCCGGAGTGGCTCGCGGCGGCGGCCCCCCACCTGCTCAAGCGCAGCTACTCCGAGCCGCACTGGTCGGAGAAGTCCGCGCGCGCCGTGGTGAAGGAGAACGCGACCCTCTTCGGGCTTCAGGTCTTCAAGGAGCGCCCCGTGTCCCTGGCCAGCATGGACCCCGCGCGGGCACGGCTGATGTTCCTCGAGCATGCCCTGGTGCGCGGCGAGTACCGCACCCGGGGGGCGTTCCAGGAGAAGAACCGCCAGGTGCTCGAGCGCGTGGCACGCCTGCGGGACAAGGCCCGGCGCGGCGAGCTGCTCGACAGCGAGGCGCTGCTGACGTTCTTCGACCAGCGCCTCCCGGCGGACGTGACGGACGGAGCGAGCTTCGAGGCCTGGCGCCGCAAGGCCGAGGCGGCCGACCCCGACGTGCTCGTCCTCTCGATGGAGGATGCCCTCGCGCACGACCCGGACCTGTCCCCGGCGCACTACCCGGACGCCATCACCCTGCACGGCGCGTCCGTGCCGGTGACGTACACCTTCGACCCCGCGGCCGAGGACGACGGCATCACCCTGAGCGTGCCGCTGCTGCTGCTCGCACCGTTGGTCCCGGGTGAGCTCGACTGGACCATCCCCGGGCGGCAGCGGGAGAAACTCACCGCCCTGCTCGAGCAGCTCCCCCGCGCCCAGCGCAAGCAACTGGGGCCGGTGCCGGACCTGGTCGACCGTCTCGAGAAGGAGCTGGTGCCCTTTCGCGGGCCGATGATTCCAGCGCTCGCGCGTGCGGTGTCCCGGCTGTGCGGCGTGGACGTGCCCGAGGAATCTCTCCGGGCGGATGCCGTGGCGCCGTACCTGCGCCTCACGCTCCGGGTGCTCGACGAGCGGGGAAAGGAGCTCGCGCGGAGCCGCGACGCCGATGCGCTGATCGAGCAATACGGGGGACGTGCACGGGCGGCGCTGCGCAGCGCGGCACCGACTTCGGACTGGGATCGCAAGGGGCTGACGGCCTGGACCTTCGGCGAGCTGCCCCCCGTGGTCACCCGGCGGGTCGGCGGGCTCGAGGTCCGCGGCTACCCCGCGCTCGTCGACCGGGGCGCCGCCGTGGACCTGGTGCTGCTCGAGACCTCCTCCGCCGCCGACGCGGCCACGCGCACGGGGGTCCGCCGGCTCCTGATGCTCGCCGCGCGCGGACACGTGGCCGTCAGCGCCGCGCGCATGCCGCCGCCCTTCCCGTCCCTGGACGGCGCGCCGCCCGCCCGGGGCCAGGCCGACGCCTTCCGGGCGCTCGTCCTCGCCCGCAGCGTCGACGATGCGTTCGAGCTCGCACCCGGTGCGCCGCTGCCCCGCACGCAGGCGGCCTTCGAGGCGCTGATCCGTGAGGGCTCACCGCGCATCGAGCGTGCGGCCCGGGACTGGGCGGACGCCGTCGCCGCCACCTCCTGGGAGCTCGCCGCGACGCTCGGTGCACTCAAGGCGGCATCAAAGGGGCCGAGCGGCGCGGCGGCCGTGCGGGACATCCGCTCGCAGCTCGGGCACCTGTTCCCCGCGAACCTCATCGAGTGGATTCCCTTCGTGCACCTGCTGAACTACCCGCGCTACCTCCGCGCGGCCCAGGCACGGCTGTCGCGTGCGGTGGCGAACCCCGGCAAGGACGCGGGGAAGTCCGCGCCCTTCACCCCCCTGTGGGAGACCTTCCTCGCCAGGCGCGCCACCGTGCGTGACCAGGAGACGGCGCGGGAGCTGCGGTGGGCCTTCGAGGAGCTCCGCGTGGCCATCTTCGCTCCGGAGGTGACGACGCCCGTGTCGGTGACGGTGACGAAGGTCGGCGCGGCCCTCGCGGCGCTGCGCTAG